The Glycine soja cultivar W05 chromosome 4, ASM419377v2, whole genome shotgun sequence genomic sequence ATTGACTACATGCATCTTTCCTTTACCATACTGTCAGTCTTTATGGATTTGCAGGAAGTGGAAGACTTCAGTCTTTTACACCTTCCTTCTCATTCACTTCCTGTTTCCCTCAAACTTCAcaatttgtatttatattttttctgttGCCTTTATGCTGAACCTccaaattctaaaataattttttacttctgacttttaaaattaatattaaataaaccaCCGCTGCTTACATGAATACTATTATACTACTTattccattttaaaataattttcatcataaattattttacataaattaagaaaaaaaattaattttatataatcattaattcatttataaattttgttgtctattaataatattataaggaatattagtaaaaaaataattaatattttattaaaaagttcaaatgataattattttacaataaatttttttttatattacaattATAATGAAATGGAGGGAGTGGTAAATTGTTTGAtccctttaaaaaattattattgtcagTCGTTGAGGAATCTATATTGGATTCTTGAGTACGATGTCGGAATTAACTGGTAATTTGTTCAATATGACTTGGTTTTACCAAACTTGTACTTTATTTTTGTTGAGAATCCTGTGTAAGTGTGGTTCGTGAGAAAAGGAAGTATATCTGGAAAAAGGTAATCTAATGCTTAAGCaagtaataatttattaatttaactagaataacaaaatatattaaattcataCCTAATATAACGATGCTACCAATATTCATATGATTTAGGAGTGGGCTGGATTCCTAAGATCAGGGATCATGGTTTTCTTATGagaaatgatatatgttgtatGAGTATATATTATAAGGTGATTTTACTCTCAGCCCCAATTAACTGAGTTTTTTTGTCAACAaaattttacttataatttttttttttaaaagagtgaGTGTATTTGTACACTTTGACCATAGTGTCGGCTCGCCAATATATATAGGTAGCCAACAGATAAACAACAATTTGTACTCATAAGTATTGTATGgatataagtattatttttttcaaatgaattcTGTAATATCTTACTAAGATTTTACCCATTATTTTTGGGGAGTTTTTATTCTCACCCCTGAAATTTCTATTCTCACCATCCATGTGGGTGgctttttaaaattccaaataattcttaaattttgatcatttgacgaaaataattttttattagactttATTTACTTCTtaatcaaattttgaattactcaagattttttctcttaataaatCAAAgggttaagacaaaaaaaagggggtaaAAACCGCTTTTTTGGGACTATGGCTGTACCACTTCCTTTGTTGCATGCTAATACCCTTTATAAaacctaaaaacaaaaaaaaaaagaaaagaaagaaaaggacgcAAAGCCTTGTGCATTTTGGTTCACAGCTTGTACCAATACATTAGTAATCGACTCAGTAACTGGGCCAGCATCCCCTTCAGAAACTTACTCCATTGTCAAACACGGGCCTTGATGAAGAAAGAAGATCTGTTAATTGGCGAAGTATTACTATGCTATGGCCCAAAAGACTTAATAGTCTTTTcttgttctttattttatttttcttatcagcACTGCACAACATGTATATCAatactcttaaaaaaaaacatgtatatgAATAGTATCGACATTTATATatagattaaattattatattaattagtacACCATTGTtgcattaaaatattattacactgttaaaatgttatttatacATACTATACAATTAcactattataatattattatataatatactattataatcacaatgttatatatttaatgttttttcttcaaattaatttcTAGTAACAATAATACAAGAAACTATAATATGTATTaaacaatttataatattaatttatgacttAGAGTTTAAcactataatattttcattcaattttttaaagattcaCTTGAGTTAATTTGTTTTCTCAATATTTTTGTGATATCAGGTAAATATTCTAaatattctaaattatttttatttttaaaaaaatctatttggcatcttaaaatttttaaagataaaattaaaattatatagatacttatcagtttttttaaattaattgtaataatctattttttaaatatataataatttgattgATATCAACCTAATTAATATTATGTTGTGTTATCAAAATGACCAATGAATTTAAGCGAAAATTGATTACCAAACTGGTTCATTTAACCCACACATGTATCACCAAACTAGTTCatttaatcttaaatttaatatttacaataCAGTATTTGAATCAACTAACACAAAGTTATTCTAATTAATTCAGTAATCtcgaatttcatttttttgcatATACAATTGTTAAAtactttgataaaaatatttacaactcAATAATTATACGCAAGATTTTTCTTATAGATATTACCTATGGTCTATACCAAAAATCTATAAtctaatatgtatttaattctCTATTGAGAGACATTTCAAAACACGTTTATTTCAATCCATGAATCCTGTGTCCTTAGACTCGGTTTGTTTTATGCTTTCTAATGAAAAATCAAACACTTGTATACAAAATTGTTTCTTACTGATGCACTATtgtctaataaattaaaatgaaaagcaTAAGATTGTTGtacacttatttttttcttcactaaTCCCTATGTAAAGATATTTCATTATTGTAAGTTTTAATTAcgatatcatttatattttaaataatttttatttattattaattttaataatgtaaaaaaatgaagCCAGACTAAAATGCTAGTTACGATAACTTCAACTAATCAGTCCATCAACATGTCCCTTTCccttatgaaaaaaatgaatcatcTGAGCCCACCATTCGTATTTCTTCAAATACCAACTTTACtctacttttaaatattttctaatttaaaaagaacaaaattgagATCATACtactttaaatcttttttttttttttttaaatcacatGCACGTGGTTCTCTCTTTTTCTAAAGTATTATTTCCCCACTTCACTTTGGCGTTTAGGAGGAGAGAGAGTTGACGGAGGCAACAAAAGTAAGAAGTCACCCATGCTTTTCTGTTTTCTGCATAGCGCGCGCTGTTGAAGTTGAAGGACTATGGGATGTAACTTGTAGGAGAGTGGAAGTACATATTGagaatatttaaagatatttatttattataatttatacctATAgacttcgattttttttttagattgtaCATAATTCTCCTAATTTTTAAGCAATCTCTCTTATAGTGGTGCACATTAATTAGTGTAATGTACAGGAGATATCAATGTAATTTTTTCCAAATAATTAAGGAATTAATATAGAATAAAAGGAATATATATAAAGtacaatcttaaaaaaaattccgaagagagtgtaatttactctaagtaattttacctttttctttaaaagaaagtaattttgccatttaatcttttttttaatattttacctTTTACATGGTTCTGTAGAAAACCAtctgtttctgtttttttatccaacttttccatttttttatttatattaatgaactaaaagttaacatttttttactgcaacTAAAGTTAACATAGACAtcgatatataattaaaatactgTTACAATATAtcaaatctaacattttaaaaaaagtaaataaacagACACATTAGCGTTTTTGTTTTCGCTGgcatgtaataataataataataataagatgaaTATGATTAATgggtgattgatttttttaaaatgaaagtatagccaaaataaaaataaatagtcaattaagtttttgaaagcacaaaaatacaatttaaatattttcaaaaataaaaataactcttaaaaaactattttttccggaccaaaatataagaaaaatatatatctttagatttaaatatttaatgatttcatcctaaaattatatttttagattcAATTAGTTATTACTTTAGttgtaatgattattttttattattgatatcaAATTTTAGTAAAGAGTATTTCagaaaaaatgtgtattttttaaacatgtttcttgaaattaaatgatattgaaaaattttattttacttatatctAAGTTCAAAAGAAAGTACTaacaaaactaaataaaattgttttttaaagtaatattggattcttattataattaagatacaattaacaaaattatgagtattaagaaaaatgattaatttgggAATTTGGGAAGAGTTAATGGATAGGTGTGCGGTGGTCCCGCCACCTTGTCCAGATTCAAAAAGCAGTGATTATGATTGGAATTGGGTGGGTACTCAATTATCTGTTGTCTGTTTGTATGGGCGGTCATGGGTTCCGTAACTGTCACCGTCCAATTTGGGAGCGGGACACGTGTCCTCCCAGATCTCATCCTGGTGTCTGAGATTCTTTGGTAATAGTAAAACTTGCTTATAAAGTGGGTTTTCACTTGTCTTAGTTAGTGATACGATTCCTTTGGTTTGCAGTAATGGGTGCTCTGGATCACATATCGGAACTCTTTGACTGCTCCAGTGGCAGTTCCAAGCACAAGAAGCGCAAGCAATTGCAGGTAAGTTAGCCACTTTTATAATCGTCAGATCTGTTGGTTTTATGCTAATGgatgtgattttgatttgatcagaCGGTGGAGGTGAAAGTGAAGATGGACTGCGAAGGATGCGAGAGGAAAGTGAGGAAGGCGGTGGAGGGGATGAAAGGCGTGAACCAGGTGGATGTGGAGCGTAAGGCCAACAAAGTCACTGTGGTCGGCTACGTCGAGGCCTCTAAGGTGGTCGCCCGCATCGCTCACCGCACCGGCAAGAAAGCAGAGCTCTGGCCCTACGTCCCCTACGACGTCGTTGCTCACCCCTACGCACCCGGAGTCTACGACAAGAAAGCCCCCTCCGGTTATGTCCGCAACACCGATGATCCTCACTATTCCCATCTCGCACGTGCCAGCTCCACTGAGGTCCGCTACACCACTGCTTTCAGCGACGAAAACCCCTCCGCCTGTGTCGTTATGTGAAACTATTCTCTTTATTTGTTATCTTCGCTTTCATTCTATCTTGTTTTTCAGATCATGTTGTATTTTTTCTCTGTTGAATGATACTCCTTCGCCTTTACCTacatctttctttcttccttcatAGTCTCACTCACATCTCGTTTCCAGTTCATCCTCAACAACTCTCTCTCGCCCATCAAtgccaaattatttttttaatacattttttattttttattttgacccCTTATACTTCCAAATactcattttaattcttaatattttgatattttcgtCAGCggtcaatgttttaaaattaatcaaaataaacaatttgaaaATCTTTATTGATGACAATTAAACAATTCACCCACAAAGACTCGCTAGTACAAGTGatgataaatttatgttttaatcaatataaaataaattatattaaaaaaataaatatttattttatatatgcttacgattttcaataaaaatttatcacaaacatagacaattttataatactaaaacaaaaagaaaaaaaaaattaaacggtTCACATCTAGAGCCCACAAAGAGACACAACTCCTCACACTCACTGTgagcaaaatataaatattattcaaattgCACATTAAGgattacatttatttataaaatttgtttcatggtgtttaactttagtttttcctctggCTCACACAAGGGAATATTCTTGAAGGAAAGAAGATAATCCTAATGTAAGGAAACATACAAACAAAAAGGCCCCAAAAGAGTTAGGGAGCATTCGgtagaaaaaagttttttatgattattaggaaactcaatttttgaaaatgataATTCTTTAGAATGTGTAAAATATGTTTCGTTAGTCTTTATGTTTTTTGGAATTAAACATTCatgtaaaataagtaattaaaactTTTCATTCAATTGGAAAAGTTAAATTCGCACCCTCCTCCTTAggaatattttaacaaaaagtggactaaaattgatttttaataatcattctttttgttatttgcataccaaacataaaaatcataattttctattttaagactcttggaaaaataaaaacttttcgTTTATCAAACATCTCTTTAAAAgctcaaattattaaaattaaacaaaataaaataatataaggctcaattgtataaataaaataaaataatatagttaaaAGTAAATCAAGCTCTACATTAAACTCTTCATCGACTTTCACTCTCAGCTCGGATGTGTTTATCACTTTTAGATACTATTCAGATCTCTTTATTGatgaataaaattagttattcattaattattgaattttaggAAAATGAAAGACAGAAATGAggaataactttaaaaaatatatatttatattttatctaaaattcagaataatagttaatatatatttatattttattctgttATTTACTATAATATTTCATGTGTTAATATTATAactcacaattttattattcatcattaataattaaaaaaataatttaatttaacattatattataaattataataaacaatttaaaaagtaaaattcccACCCTCTTTATCAGGCATTCTAAATATTTCCTCTCATCCTTTctttaaatgtgtttttcacACACAATATGTAACtaggcaaaaaaaataaaattatctgtcaattagatcaaaataatttttgttttatttttatctctaaattgaaatttaataatttttaaaaataataataattaaaaataacatgatatgatatgaattattaattataaattaaaaatgtaatttttataatcaaagatatttattataatataatttatatattataaattatttgtttattataaattttaattatataaaatacataTGTATCACGTAGGCTAAAGGTACAATCAAACATAATATAAATCGAACGTAAGCTATAGCTAACTGGAACCAATCAGGTGTGTTGTTTACTTGTCTCACAGAATTGTAACATGAAAGTATTGTGATTTAAAATACAGAGAGTACATCGTTTTAAGTTTAAACTGATTTCTTTTGTGAATTTTTACAATAAGAATTCTATATTTCAATGTGTCATtcacataaaatattttctgcatTAAAATAGGAGTAGAAGATAGTACTGCTGCTATACAAGTGCTCTATACAAACTTTACATAACACTTGTATTGTGATATCAGTACAAATGTAAGATTTTACCTTATCCAActaacaagattttttttattttctaatgtgAAATTTGGTCATTCTTGAGTATTGAAATGCACGAGATCTAATTCTTTTGTCCATTTTTTACATGCAAAAGAACGATTCTTGAGACATACTAATGCCCAGTACAACACAGTCACATcacacaaatttaatttaattaacggAGGTTTTAAGTAGATTTCTACTTAAGAGAGAATCTTGAATTCGTAATTGTTACCTAtatctaaaacaaaatcttgaatttataattgttaCCTTGATCTAAAACCATAAATTAACAAGGAgggatgatttttctttatcttgtgACTAGTATTTCTCACACTATTGtgcattttaaattcttcatttaATGGATAATctgtctttctttttgcactTCATAAAAATCAATTAGCACTCCCCTTTAAGCTGGTTGGTTTTTATGGGGTGTAGGGAGCTTTAGTCACGGAGACTAAATGATCAAAACCCAAAGTCAAATATTAGTATTCATTACTTAAGACAAGTTAAGGAAAGTTACAATCTTTTCCATAAATGATTTTATTGgtctttataataattagttgGGTTATAATTAATAGATATCCAAAGTGAGAACCAAGAACTTTCATCCCATGTTGGATAGTTATTAGACATTAGCCAATAAATAGTGTTCAATTTGAGGCAGCAGtctgtgtgtatttttttttttttatttcactcgTCTCTCGCCAAAATAATGTCTAGGTGTTTGCCCTTCCCTCCACCAGAATACGTGAAGAACGGTTTACAGGGTGAGGCACTCTTAATACAGCTACAGGTCAGTTCCAATATATATATGCTCTAttgtaaaacaatattttttttaatgttcttATATATAGATTTTGCTTCAATTATCAAGTTACGTCAAAAAGGTGTATTTTGTAATGGAAAAGCATGAAACATcaggtttttattttaaacgaaACTTCAAGTATTTGTTAATTTCTCTATCTTGAAGCATCAATGGTTTACAAATCCgtgatttgaaaatatttttcttttcgcGTGAGTGGACTAAAGCtttgtatattatataaaataatgttcGATGCTTAAATGTGCATATTCTTTAGAAACACAATGAACGATAGAAGTCGTTATCTTTTTTTGATGTAAAGAACAAACTCCATTATCTTACTTTAATGCTAATGGGAAAAAAACTTCCAAGGCTATTCAATAGATTGAAGTCGATGAATTTTTGTCCTGCTTCATGTGTCTGCATGTCACACCAAAGTACATAGTTGTAACAATCTTTGTAACCATAAATTCATAATTCAATGAAGTGATGGTGCTTGGTTACAGCGATTGACAATATGGAAAAAACTATGTAAAATCTACCGAAATATGAATGGTTTAGAGGAGTCAAGGAAAAAAAGTGTACCTATTTGGTGTTAGTTATAAGTGAAAATAGCACCGCTTATGTTGTGTGATCATGTTATTGTTATGGATACTAAATCATGAAACCATTAAGCATCAAACAATCTGATCACACAAACAAATCATGAAACCACTCGTATGATTGTCACAATTTATATTAAAGTGTGTCTGTACAAAGTCAAACGCAGACAGACGTTTTTGacaaatatttcattttgaacAATCTGAGATTAAGgcttttttcttatcatttaaaagcaatttaaatgataagaaaaatgtATGCAATGGAGATCCTAAAAGAAATGTGTGCACATTTCCAAATTATTTATACGCTAACTGTTCTTTTCTATGTTGAAGATCCTAAAAGAAAGGGTATTGtctaagaaagaaagaaaaagaaagaggaaacaTGGATGCAATGGAGATGAAGAAGttaggaagaagaagaactgTAAAGAAGATAAGGGGAAGCACATATATGATAGAAGCACGGATTGTTGGGGGGGAAAGGACAAAAAAACAAGAAGGAAACATAAGAATCCTGGGATTGAAAATCGCACTCTTTCTGATAAATGCAAATTGGGTGGTACATTTGGAATAGAGAAGTCCTCTACTTTTCCACCCCAAGTTATGATCACAAACACTCCTCATAAAAGGAACTCTAAATGTAACAATTATCAAGGCGTTTGCCTAACAAGAAAAGGTGAAATTGATCCAGATGAGAACTTGGAAATATTTAAGGGAACTTTTGCTGAAAGTGACATGTTGGAGACAAAATTGGAGTGGTCACAGACTGTTCAAACTGACTTTGAAGATGAAAAGTGGTGGCTACCCAAGAAGATAAGTGAAAAAACACAAGCTAAAGATGATAGCAATGGCACTATGATCATCAATCAAGGAATCCAACCATATGCCCGTTATTTGGCTGATGCTGATATATATGCTTTGCCTTATGTTGTACCATTTTAAGCCATCTGTTTCTTTTTAAAACAATCTATATAAGACCCAAAGTTTAAACTTTGTATTGTGACAAACTTCACATGTATTCTACAGGTAAAGATAAATCAGAAGACATCTGAAATGAATGGCAGCTGGATTAAGGTCTCGGATTTTAGGTCAAGTTCTATGCCCGCGTTTGCAATTGTTGGAAAGAAATCTAAATCCCTTAAGAAACTTACGGATGAAAAAGCCTTCAGGATATTGGAGGGTAAAGCTAGCTTTTTTACTAGAATTTAGatagttcaaacttcaaaattcCCTCTTGCTTCATTTGTTTATGCCGTATCAAAATATAagcttaaaaataatatgagtaattatatttttgttgtatttgtatGCTTTAAATTTCTACCGTCACAATGCTtagtattttaagaaaattagtttgatgacttttccttttaattttttttattcaggattcataataaatatatatttgattgcattaattagttttaaaatttctacTAAATTTAACGTCATAAATGGTTAATATGTTGACAACTTTGATTTGatgaattttactttttaagtttttaactcAGATTcaaaatgctaaaaaaaaaatcagattcatactaaatactatatttgatgcattaattagttaaattttctACTAAATGTAAGAACATGtcataacaattaatattttaagaaatttgattTGCTGACTTTtccttttaagtttttaattcatcttatacttaatatattttattgtagtattttgttttacaatttAAGGAGTTACAACTGTTaactttttaagaaatttgatttgataacttttcctttttagttttaatttcgGGTTTCGTTCTTAATGTTTGATCAAGTTAATTGGTTTAACCTTTGTGCTAAATTTAAGAAAGTTACCACGGCCagtattttaagaattttgatgaagtttcctttttaagttttttaattcaaGCTTcatatttaatacattttattgcattaagtggttttaaattttatcctaAATTTTAGGATATCACAACAATATTATGAtgtattagaaaatatttattgaattcttattcacattttatatttattagtttcaaaccgtgttaatttatttattattattattgattattgaGGATGATATTTGGCTAAATTACCATAGTTAACTACAAATAGGAACCATTTGAATTACAGAGTTCCGTAAGcttccatttttatttctattggtGGTTTTCATGATTTTCGTATGATGTTTTCAAGAATCATTGACAAGGAAAATTAAACCAGACAGGAGGGAAATTTCGCACTAATATGACATCTCCCATTATTTACTTCCAATTCATATTCCTTATGTTTCTTACTATGAAGCATATACTAAGATTTATTCCTACTCGAGTAAAAAAATCCATTAATTCCGAAGTTTGTCTCTAAAGCTCAAATTTAGAGTTAACACTCGATTCTTTAATCAAAATTGtatcatccaaaaaaaaaacacagaacattgtaaattaaacagGTACTCAAGGTAAAGCCTAATATAATCTTATTCTTATAAGAAAGTTTTTGGTCTTCCTTCTAGAGTTCTCATAATCAGGGATGAATCCAAAGGTATATCCAAAGCGGGCCAATTTTTTCTTCcgtacaaattattttaaaaaaaataatgacttcacaaaaataggaaaacgTAATAACCACTTAATCCATCCATGTAGCAACGCAGAGTTCAGAAGTCTTCATCCGAACTAACAAGATCAATTTCAATCATCTTTTCTATTCTCTTTAGGGTTTTATCAGCCAAAACCTGCCCGTCTGGTTTTATTCTCTTTTCACCCGACTGTCGGTTTCCTATGACTGGAGAGGATCCCACATTCGGAAAAGATGATTTCCTGAAGACAATAACAAGTGAAATTGGTATGCCAGTTAGGCCTCTACCC encodes the following:
- the LOC114408395 gene encoding heavy metal-associated isoprenylated plant protein 26-like → MGALDHISELFDCSSGSSKHKKRKQLQTVEVKVKMDCEGCERKVRKAVEGMKGVNQVDVERKANKVTVVGYVEASKVVARIAHRTGKKAELWPYVPYDVVAHPYAPGVYDKKAPSGYVRNTDDPHYSHLARASSTEVRYTTAFSDENPSACVVM